The nucleotide sequence GAACCATATTCCGCCGCTATGGATCTGTGTTTTGACGCTAATTCATCAAATCTCAGAAACGTTTGAAGCGCTGCTAGTACAGCGGCGACAACGCTCACAAAACCGACGAGGATTTGAATATGTAGTTCAACGCTCTGACCTAGTGCTGCAAAAACGGTCGTCGCCACCATTGCGGATAGGACAACTGTCGGCACACCGAGAAAGTAGTTTCGATTGGCGAATCGGTTCGCGGAAGTGTAATTGGCGATCTGGCTCCGACGGCAGTTAGTTCGCCACCTGTTAAGCATTTCCAAATTATCACTACTTCTCATTTCCAGTGCTTTCGTCGTAACCGAAATAGACGTCATAATCAGCGGTGTTGTCCGCAACAACGTGACTTTATGTGTCAACAGGTTAGGAGTGTACTGTTTCCAGGGGTTGGTCCGCACCGGCGGGTGCACGTCACGGAACCGTTCCGCCGGGCGGGCGCCCGGGAGCCGGCAGTCCTCTCCGACGCGCGTCCGTCACTCGTCGCTTGACCGTGAGACACGAGCACTCGGTGAGGTGCGCTACCTTGTGCGAGACGCTTCCCATCACCAAGCCGGCCACGTTGCCGAGACCCCGGCGACCCATGACCACCAACTCCGCCTTCTCATGCCCGACCGCGGCGATGATGTTGCTTGCCGGGTCGCGGTCCACGACCCGGGTCTCCAGGTGCTGGACGCCCTTCGCCGACAGTGTCTCGCGCGCCTTCTCGGCGATGCCTTCACCGACCTTGCGCAGAGTCTCGGGCGACACGGGAATGGGGCCCCTGCGGGTAACCCGATGCGGCGACCCGCTCGACCATCGATGTGAGTTCGTCGATCTCCTTCACGACATCCCCTGCGATGCCGATTTCCTGGCAACTCGCCTTCAGATCCGGAGCTGTGGCATGTTGCAGCAGAGCCTGCACGACCACGACGCGCGCGCCGAATTTCACGGCGATCTCGCCCGTCATCTCGATGGCCTTGTTCGCGTGATCGGAACCGTCCGTTGGAACTATGATGGTGTTGATCATGGCTGTCTCCATAGGCGCTTTCGCGCCAGCCATCTGATTCGTCGTCCGGACAAAGGACGTGCGTGGATTCTGTCACAAAACCGACGGCGCTGCCAGACAGGCACGAACGGAGGACAACTCCGGGAAGTCGCCTGCACGCCTCCGCCGGAGATCAACCTGTGGCGGTTTCTACTCGCGTTCGCGCAGATCGGCGCCATCCATGCGGAGCTTCGCGACACGATCGATGTTGACGGGATTCAACGACGCGACGCTGACGCTGGAGTCGCAGATGCTGCCATGCTACCTCTACTCCCTGCCGCCGGTCTCCGGATCGCCACGAGGAAACGGACTTTGTGCGGCCCGTGGGTGTCGTCATCGCACCCGTCAGGGGGAGAGTCATAGTCATGCCCGGC is from Deltaproteobacteria bacterium and encodes:
- a CDS encoding SLATT domain-containing protein produces the protein MTHKVTLLRTTPLIMTSISVTTKALEMRSSDNLEMLNRWRTNCRRSQIANYTSANRFANRNYFLGVPTVVLSAMVATTVFAALGQSVELHIQILVGFVSVVAAVLAALQTFLRFDELASKHRSIAAEYGSVKRQLDQEIAKLGMGGEVWQQTVDSIRERMDTLSRDGPVVPQDIWTTARVVAPTAADKPSE
- a CDS encoding universal stress protein translates to MSPETLRKVGEGIAEKARETLSAKGVQHLETRVVDRDPASNIIAAVGHEKAELVVMGRRGLGNVAGLVMGSVSHKVAHLTECSCLTVKRRVTDARRRGLPAPGRPPGGTVP
- a CDS encoding universal stress protein, encoding MINTIIVPTDGSDHANKAIEMTGEIAVKFGARVVVVQALLQHATAPDLKASCQEIGIAGDVVKEIDELTSMVERVAASGYPQGPHSRVARDSAQGR